In Bacillus rossius redtenbacheri isolate Brsri chromosome 9 unlocalized genomic scaffold, Brsri_v3 Brsri_v3_scf9_2, whole genome shotgun sequence, one DNA window encodes the following:
- the LOC134543159 gene encoding mediator of RNA polymerase II transcription subunit 4 has protein sequence MAAVSLSTSGKLLSLIDDIELISKELIENTLPQNSKKLSSSEHALLTELLVSKDKELKDTLQLAEEQAKINLKMEELRAEVDRQDQYIQQLQRQLKEAEQILATAIYQAKQKLQSIARANKRPVPSEELIKFAHRISASNAVCAPLTWQQGDPRRPYPTDIEMRLGFLGRLSDMPINGHLLQQQSSLGDLHRTGHPPEPPVPQQNQFAWHPSGEIHMSVGGQGSVAMDTRNHKESEDVEVMSTDSSSSSSSDSQ, from the exons ATGGCTGCAGTTAGTCTAAGTACCTCTGGAAAATTATTGTCACTTATTGATGACATCGAACTAATATCGaa GGAGCTGATCGAGAACACGCTGCCGCAGAACAGCAAGAAGCTGTCGAGCAGCGAGCACGCCCTGCTGACGGAGCTGCTGGTGTCCAAGGACAAGGAGCTCAAAGACACACTGCAGCTGGCGGAGGAGCAAGCGAAGATCAACTTGAAGATGGAGGAGCTGAGAGCAGAGGTCGACCGGCAGGACCAGTACATCCAGCAGCTGCAGCGGCAGCTGAAGGAGGCCGAGCAGATTCTC GCCACAGCAATCTACCAGGCGAAGCAGAAGCTGCAGTCGATAGCCCGAGCCAACAAGCGACCGGTCCCTTCAGAGGAGCTGATAAAGTTTGCTCACCGTATCAGCGCGTCCAACGCAGTCTGTGCTCCCCTCACGTGGCAGCAAGGAGACCCTCGGCGCCCTTACCCCACAG ACATCGAGATGAGGCTGGGCTTCCTGGGAAGACTGAGCGACATGCCGATCAATGGCCACCTACTGCAGCAGCAGAGCAGCCTAGGAGACTTGCACAGGACGGGGCATCCTCCAG AACCACCGGTGCCCCAACAGAACCAGTTTGCCTGGCACCCGTCTGGCGAGATACACATGAGCGTGGGGGGCCAGGGGTCTGTCGCCATGGACACCAGGAACCACAAGGAGAGCGAGGACGTGGAGGTCATGTCGACCGACTCCAGCAGCAGTTCATCCAGCGACTCCCAGTGA